One Besnoitia besnoiti strain Bb-Ger1 chromosome VIII, whole genome shotgun sequence DNA segment encodes these proteins:
- a CDS encoding EF hand domain-containing protein (encoded by transcript BESB_081830): METNQPRELEEEASRDLGSPRGSVPTDSEIAEGVCESASIEDENSYPARTADSSDCTAIAGEASTRAQVLTGDKRTTIGPGAGLGGIFSGQSLLTDEQVATARSLFKELDARSTGILNPGQIPTLLTILGYRVTEEEMHHALNEYDAEYENGLNEDDVIRLIEEMETNAFQKKQLLEAFALMDVDSSGIIEVARLQALLCGAEGGGADDVPDPLSESEFAYFMLEARAMKDGRFDYKKFVNDLLFSKVPIEPVGGRTKGKGKKKKK; encoded by the exons ATGGAGACGAATCAGCCGCGGGAGTTagaggaggaggcctccAGGGATCTTGGCAGTCCCCGGGGCTCTGTGCCAACAGATTCTGAGA TCGCTGAGGGCGTGTGCGAGTCCGCTTCAATCGAAGACGAAAACAGCTATCCGGCACGGACTGCAGACAGTTCTGATTGTACTGCCATTGCCGGGGAAGCATCAACAAGGGCTCAAGTCCTGACAGGGGATAAAAGGACAACCATTGGTCCGGGGGCAGGCCTCGGCGGCATTTTCAGCGGGCAAAGCCTGCTGACCGACGAGCAA GTAGCAACGGCGCGATCCCTTTTCAAGGAACTCGACGCTCGATCGACCGGTATCCTGAATCCTGGCCAGATCCCCACATTGCTTACCATACTCGG GTACAGGGTAACAGAAGAAGAGATGCATCACGCGCTGAATGAGTACGATGCGGAGTACGAAAACGGCCTCAACGAAGACGACGTGATCCGACTCATCGAG GAAATGGAGACCAATGCTTTCCAGAAGAAACAGTTGCTTGAAGCCTTCGCTTTGATGGACGTAGATAGCAGCGGCATTATTGAAGTTGCAAGACTTCAGGCCTTGCTCTGTGGTGCCGAAGGCGGGGGGGCAGACGATGTCCCAGATCCCCTCTCTGAGAGTGAATTTGCCTACTTCAtgctggaggcgcgggcaATGAAAGACGGTCGGTTCGACTACAAAAAATTTGTCAACGACCTGCTTTTCTCGAAAGTCCCGATTGAGCCAGTTGGGGGCAGGACAAAAGGGaaagggaagaagaaaaagaagtaG